From Pseudomonas poae, the proteins below share one genomic window:
- a CDS encoding Gfo/Idh/MocA family oxidoreductase has protein sequence MRIGLVGYGHGGRFFHAPLIATLPGATFVGVVTRSPERRQQLATDLPGIQAYDTIGQIVEAGVDALVISTTLKGRPALVLEAIEHGVAVVSDKPFASNAEQAQALITAAERQGVLLSVYQNRRWDSDYLTLRKLIDAGALGQITRFESRVERYSPQAVGNASGGGWLRDLGSHLVDQALQLFGPVDRVFAQLQFSPEHPSLDHGFFVCLTHANGVISHVWGSALQNSQAPRFRVNGTLGCYTVEGLDGQEEALMAGKSPKTEGEHWGAEEHRRWGWFEQGPERERVPSEKGCWTQFYSQLQAAVQGQGPLPVDAYDALETTRILDAARLSAERQQVVSTKIE, from the coding sequence ATGCGAATCGGACTAGTCGGCTACGGCCACGGAGGGCGCTTTTTTCATGCGCCGCTGATTGCAACCTTGCCCGGCGCGACCTTTGTCGGCGTGGTGACCCGTTCCCCCGAACGTCGCCAACAGCTGGCCACCGATCTCCCAGGTATTCAAGCCTACGACACGATTGGCCAGATCGTCGAAGCCGGCGTCGACGCGCTGGTCATCTCCACCACCCTCAAGGGCCGCCCGGCGCTGGTGCTGGAAGCCATCGAGCATGGCGTGGCGGTGGTCAGCGACAAACCCTTTGCCAGCAATGCCGAACAGGCCCAGGCGCTGATCACCGCAGCCGAACGCCAGGGCGTGCTGCTGAGCGTTTACCAGAACCGGCGCTGGGACTCGGATTACCTGACCCTGCGCAAGCTGATCGACGCCGGCGCCCTGGGTCAAATCACTCGTTTCGAATCCCGCGTCGAGCGCTACAGCCCGCAGGCGGTGGGCAACGCCAGTGGCGGCGGCTGGTTGCGTGACCTGGGCAGCCACCTGGTGGATCAGGCGCTGCAACTGTTCGGCCCGGTGGACCGGGTATTCGCCCAGTTGCAGTTCAGCCCTGAGCATCCCAGCCTCGATCACGGCTTTTTTGTCTGCCTGACCCACGCCAACGGGGTCATTTCCCATGTGTGGGGCAGTGCGCTGCAAAACAGCCAGGCCCCGCGTTTTCGGGTTAACGGCACGTTGGGCTGTTATACCGTCGAAGGGCTGGACGGCCAGGAAGAGGCGCTGATGGCCGGCAAGTCCCCAAAGACCGAAGGCGAGCACTGGGGCGCCGAGGAGCACCGGCGCTGGGGCTGGTTCGAACAAGGCCCGGAGCGCGAGCGCGTCCCCTCGGAGAAAGGGTGCTGGACCCAGTTCTATTCCCAGTTGCAAGCCGCCGTGCAAGGGCAGGGGCCGTTGCCGGTAGACGCCTATGATGCGCTGGAAACCACCCGTATATTGGACGCCGCACGCCTGAGCGCCGAGCGCCAACAGGTGGTTTCAACAAAAATAGAATAA
- a CDS encoding Gfo/Idh/MocA family oxidoreductase: protein MSLKLGVIGTGAIGRDHIRRCSQTLLNSQVVAVTDINLEQAAKVVADLKLDAEVYSDGHALINSPQVEAVLVTSWGPSHEEFVLAAIAAGKPVFCEKPLAVTAEGCRKIVDAEVAYGKRLVQVGFMRPYDEGYRALKAVIDSGQIGEPLMLHCAHRNPTVGENYNTDMAITDTLIHELDVLRWLLNDDYVSVQVVFPRKTSKALAHLRDPQIVLLETAKGTRIDVEVFVNCQYGYDIQCEVVGETGIAKLPEPSQVQLRSGAKLSNAILMDWKDRFIGAYDVELQAFIDSVRAGQVGGPSAWDGFAAAVAADACIEAQGSEQIVQVKLPERPRFYG, encoded by the coding sequence ATGTCTTTGAAGCTGGGTGTTATCGGAACGGGCGCCATTGGCCGTGACCACATTCGTCGTTGCAGCCAGACCTTGCTCAATAGCCAGGTGGTGGCGGTGACCGACATCAACCTTGAGCAAGCCGCCAAGGTTGTCGCCGATTTGAAGCTGGACGCCGAGGTGTACTCGGACGGGCACGCGCTGATCAACTCGCCGCAGGTCGAGGCGGTGCTCGTGACCTCCTGGGGCCCGAGCCACGAAGAGTTCGTGCTCGCCGCCATCGCCGCCGGCAAGCCGGTGTTTTGCGAAAAACCCCTGGCAGTGACGGCCGAAGGCTGCCGCAAGATTGTCGACGCCGAAGTGGCCTACGGCAAGCGTCTGGTGCAAGTGGGCTTTATGCGCCCGTACGACGAAGGCTATCGCGCCCTAAAAGCGGTGATCGACAGCGGCCAGATCGGCGAGCCGTTGATGCTGCATTGCGCGCACCGCAACCCCACGGTGGGCGAGAACTACAACACCGACATGGCGATCACCGACACCTTGATCCACGAGCTGGACGTGCTGCGTTGGCTGCTCAATGACGATTACGTGTCCGTGCAGGTGGTGTTCCCGCGCAAGACCAGCAAAGCCCTGGCCCATCTGCGTGACCCGCAGATTGTGTTGCTGGAAACCGCCAAGGGCACGCGGATCGATGTGGAGGTGTTCGTGAATTGCCAGTACGGCTACGACATCCAGTGCGAAGTGGTGGGGGAGACCGGTATCGCCAAGCTGCCGGAACCGTCCCAGGTGCAATTGCGCAGTGGCGCGAAGCTGTCCAACGCGATCCTGATGGATTGGAAGGATCGTTTTATTGGTGCGTACGACGTGGAGTTGCAGGCGTTTATCGACAGTGTGCGCGCCGGGCAAGTCGGCGGGCCGTCGGCGTGGGACGGGTTTGCGGCGGCGGTGGCGGCGGATGCGTGTATTGAAGCGCAGGGCAGTGAGCAGATTGTGCAGGTGAAGTTGCCGGAGCGTCCGCGGTTCTACGGCTGA